One segment of Channa argus isolate prfri chromosome 17, Channa argus male v1.0, whole genome shotgun sequence DNA contains the following:
- the LOC137102755 gene encoding histone deacetylase 2 — MAYTTAGGTKKKVCYYYDGDIGNYYYGQGHPMKPHRMRMTHNLLLNYGLYRKMEIYRPHKATAEEMTKYHSDDYVKFLRSIRPDNMSEFSKQMQRFNVGEDCPVFDGLFEFCQLSAGGSAAGSVKLNRQQTDIAVNWAGGLHHAKKSEASGFCYVNDIVLAILELLKYHQRVLYIDIDIHHGDGVEEAFYTTDRVMTVSFHKYGEYFPGTGDLRDIGAGKGKYYAVNFPLRDGIDDESYEQIFKPVMAKVMEMYQPSAVVLQCGADSLSGDRLGCFNLTIRGHAKCVEYMKSFNLPLLMLGGGGYTIRNVARCWTYETAVALDTDIPDELPYNDYFEYFGPDFKLHISPSNMTNQNTQEYMDKIKQRLFENLRMLPHAPGVQMQAIPEDAVPDDTVDEDTEDPDKRLSIRATDKRIACDEEFSDSEDEGEGGRRNVANHKKGAKRPKVDEDKKEGEDKKTEVKEEDKTNDSSTEKMESKSVKIEQTSSA, encoded by the exons ATGGCTTACACGACTGCAGGTGGAACTAAGAAGAAGGTCTGCTACTACTATGACG GTGACATTGGGAATTATTATTATGGACAGGGACATCCCATGAAACCACATCGTATGCGGATGACTCACAACCTGCTTCTGAACTATGGACTCTACAGGAAAATGGAAATCTAT AGACCACACAAAGCCACAGCAGAAGAGATGACAAAATATCACAGTGATGACTATGTCAAATTTCTTCGATCAATACGGCCAGACAACATGTCTGAGTTCAGCAAACAAATGCAGCGCT TCAATGTTGGAGAGGACTGCCCTGTGTTTGATGGGTTGTTTGAGTTCTGCCAGCTCTCTGCTGGTGGTTCTGCTG ctGGTTCAGTGAAACTGAACCGACAGCAGACTGACATTGCAGTAAACTGGGCAGGAGGACTTCACCATGCTAAGAAGTCTGAAGCATCTGGATTTTGCTATGTTAATGACATTGTGTTGGCCATCCTGGAACTGCTCAA GTACCACCAGAGGGTTTTGTATATTGACATAGACATCCATCATGGGGACGGAGTGGAAGAGGCCTTTTACACCACAGACAGAGTCATGACTGTGTCCTTCCACAAATATGGGGAGTACTTCCCAGGAACTGGGGATCTCAGG GATATTGGAGCTGGAAAAGGCAAATATTATGCTGTCAACTTCCCTCTGCGAGACGGCATTGATGATGAGTCATACGAGCAAATCTTCAAGCCT GTGATGGCCAAGGTTATGGAGATGTACCAGCCCAGTGCTGTGGTCCTTCAGTGTGGTGCCGACTCCCTCTCAGGAGATCGCCTTGGCTGCTTTAATCTCACCATAAGAG GCCATGCAAAATGTGTGGAGTACATGAAGTCCTTCAACCTTCCACTGCTCATGCTAGGTGGAGGAGGCTACACCATCCGTAACGTGGCCCGCTGTTGGACATATGAGACAGCTGTGGCTCTGGACACAGACATCCCTGATG AACTGCCATACAATGACTATTTTGAGTACTTTGGGCCTGACTTCAAGCTGCACATCAGCCCCTCCAACATGACCAACCAGAACACACAGGAGTACATGGACAAGATCAA GCAGCGACTGTTTGAGAACTTGCGTATGCTGCCTCACGCTCCTGGAGTTCAGATGCAGGCCATACCAGAGGATGCTGTCCCAGATGACACAGTGGACGAGGACACGGAGGATCCTGATAAACGCTTGTCCA TTCGTGCAACAGATAAGAGGATAGCATGTGATGAAGAGTTCTCTGACTCTGAGGATGAGGGTGAGGGTGGCAGAAGGAATGTGGCCAATCACAAGAAGGGGGCGAAGAGGCCTAAAGTGGATGAAGACAAAAAGGAAGGAGAAGACAAGAAGACTG AGGTTAAAGAAGAGGATAAAACAAACGACAGCAGCACTGAAAAGATGGAGTCAAAAAG tGTAAAGATTGAGCAGACCAGCAGTGCCTGA
- the LOC137103030 gene encoding heparan sulfate glucosamine 3-O-sulfotransferase 5 — protein MLFKQQALLRQKLFVLGSLAIGSVLYLVARVGTLDRLQPICPIDSRLTPPETGQIPLRTLQFKRGLLHELRKGNATKEQIRLHNLVQQLPRAIIIGVRKGGTRALLEMLNLHPAVVKASQEIHFFDNDQNYARGIDWYRGKMPFSFPHQITIEKSPAYFITEEVPERIFKMNSSIKLLIIVREPITRAVSDYTQVLEGKERKNKTYHKFEKLAIDTNTCEVNTKYKAVRTSIYTKHLERWLKYFPVEQFHIVDGDRLITDPLPELQLVERFLNLPSRISQYNLYFNATRGFYCLRFNIVFNKCLAGSKGRIHPEVDPSVVTKLQKFFHPFNQKFSQITGRTFNWP, from the exons ATGCTATTCAAACAGCAGGCATTGCTGAGACAGAAGCTCTTTGTTCTGGGCAGCCTTGCAATTGGAAGTGTCCTCTATCTCGTGGCCAGGGTTGGGACCTTGGATAG GCTGCAGCCTATTTGCCCCATTGACAGCAGATTGACCCCTCCTGAGACAGGGCAAATTCCTCTCCGCACCCTGCAGTTTAAGCGTGGCCTGCTTCACGAACTGCGTAAGGGCAATGCCACCAAAGAGCAAATCCGCCTGCATAATCTGGTCCAGCAGTTGCCTCGGGCCATTATCATTGGGGTGCGCAAGGGCGGCACCCGTGCCCTGCTGGAGATGCTCAACTTGCATCCGGCAGTGGTCAAGGCTTCACAGGAGATCCACTTCTTTGATAATGACCAAAACTACGCCCGGGGAATCGACTGGTATCGAGGAAAAATGCCATTCTCCTTTCCTCATCAGATCACCATTGAGAAGAGCCCTGCCTACTTCATCACAGAGGAGGTCCCTGAACGCATCTTCAAGATGAACTCTTCTATCAAGTTGCTGATCATCGTACGCGAGCCCATTACCAGAGCTGTATCTGACTACACACAAGTGCTGGAGGGCAAAGAGCGCAAAAACAAGACCTACCACAAGTTTGAGAAGCTGGCCATCGATACTAACACCTGTGAGGTGAACACAAAGTACAAAGCTGTCCGGACCAGTATCTACACCAAACATTTGGAGCGCTGGCTGAAGTACTTTCCCGTAGAGCAGTTCCACATTGTGGACGGAGACCGCCTCATCACAGACCCGCTGCCAGAGCTACAGCTTGTTGAGCGCTTCCTCAACCTTCCTTCAAGGATCAGCCAATATAACTTGTACTTCAATGCCACAAGGGGATTTTACTGTCTGCGCTTTAACATTGTCTTTAACAAGTGCCTGGCAGGCAGCAAGGGCCGCATTCATCCAGAGGTAGACCCATCAGTGGTGACCAAACTGCAAAAGTTCTTTCACCCCTTCAATCAGAAGTTTTCCCAGATCACTGGTAGAACATTCAACTGGCCATGA